One window of Amaranthus tricolor cultivar Red isolate AtriRed21 chromosome 11, ASM2621246v1, whole genome shotgun sequence genomic DNA carries:
- the LOC130826885 gene encoding transcription factor MYB59-like, translated as MVQEEIRKGPWTEQEDLQLVCFVGLFGDRRWDFIAKVSGLKRTGKSCRLRWVNYLHPGLKRGKMTPHEEKLVLELHSQWGNRWSRIARRLPGRTDNEIKNYWRTHMRKKAQEKKQETSPSSSSSSTLDSSSSWNNRAVNSKSVDETTESFDSTIVQDMSALQGKKYQKDQDEREEFYSMDDIWKDITSDEPIKPVCDVYRERGNFNCPPLASSLWEYCPETLWRVGGDESKIFFSTNDQFVSCYQHEHMSLTG; from the exons ATGGTCCAAGAAGAAATCCGGAAGGGTCCATGGACAGAACAAGAAGACCTTCAACTGGTCTGCTTTGTAGGATTGTTTGGAGACCGGCGATGGGATTTCATTGCTAAAGTTTCAG GTTTAAAAAGAACAGGTAAGAGCTGCCGCTTGCGATGGGTTAATTACCTGCATCCCGGGCTCAAAAGAGGAAAGATGACTCCTCATGAAGAGAAACTTGTCCTGGAACTTCATTCTCAGTGGGGAAATAG ATGGTCTCGGATTGCTAGAAGATTACCAGGGCGAACCGATAATGAGATAAAGAATTATTGGAGAACACATATGAGGAAAAAAGCACAAGAAAAGAAACAAGAAACATCtccatcatcatcgtcatcatcaacTTTAGATTCCTCCTCTTCATGGAATAACAGGGCAGTGAATTCAAAATCTGTTGATGAGACAACAGAAAGCTTTGACAGTACAATAGTTCAAGATATGTCAGCACTGCAAGGGAAGAAGTATCAGAAAGACCAAGATGAGAGGGAAGAATTTTATTCTATGGATGACATATGGAAAGATATCACTTCAGATGAACCAATTAAACCAGTTTGCGACGTGTACCGTGAAAGAGGTAATTTTAATTGTCCTCCACTTGCTTCTTCACTGTGGGAATATTGTCCAGAGACACTATGGAGAGTTGGAGGAGATGAAAGTAAGATATTTTTCTCCACTAATGATCAGTTTGTTTCTTGTTACCAACATGAGCACATGTCTCTAACTGgttaa